A window of the Phycicoccus sp. M110.8 genome harbors these coding sequences:
- a CDS encoding metalloregulator ArsR/SmtB family transcription factor, with translation MNADSQTFAGERSPTPDEVDLATEVFRMLADSTRFRLLLALVDRELSVNDLAQALEKPSTGVSQHLAKLRLARLVATRRQGTHVYYRLENEHVRQLVVDVLDHAEHLGPSVPRHHQQQSHPITRRAAGDR, from the coding sequence ATGAACGCAGATAGCCAGACATTCGCGGGTGAGCGATCTCCCACCCCCGACGAGGTGGATCTCGCCACGGAGGTCTTCCGGATGCTGGCGGACAGCACCCGCTTCCGACTCCTCCTCGCACTCGTCGATCGCGAGCTGTCGGTCAACGACCTCGCCCAAGCCCTCGAGAAGCCGTCCACCGGCGTCTCGCAGCACCTCGCGAAGCTGCGGCTGGCCCGTCTCGTCGCCACCCGCCGACAGGGCACGCACGTCTACTACCGCCTGGAGAACGAGCATGTCCGGCAGCTCGTGGTGGATGTCCTCGACCACGCGGAACACCTCGGCCCATCCGTTCCGAGGCACCACCAACAGCAGTCGCACCCGATCACCCGACGAGCAGCAGGAGACCGAT